In Leuconostoc kimchii IMSNU 11154, one genomic interval encodes:
- a CDS encoding carbohydrate ABC transporter permease: MMISQTRHQTQRGQPKTKVTKPRYRQNTLGFLLLLPSILVLSVFVFYPMVKTFWLSTELTDLAGHPIKFIGLRNFRNLMLSDSFMTSFTVTVIFVVLTTFLTIIISYVLAMFASQRIRGIAIFRTIFSSTMGVSVTVASILWLFIFNPQIGLLSKLLSLLHLPPINWLSDPIWSLVAIIGTTVWMNIGFAFLVLLGAIQAIPEDLYRVADLDGASKWLRLRKITLPGTKPTTFFVTVVTLINAFQTFGQVDILTAGGPDYHTNLLVYAIYQDAFVNHSVGRASAQSVILTLIIMLCTVIQFRVNKRRADKNAK; encoded by the coding sequence ATGATGATTAGTCAGACACGCCATCAAACACAACGAGGTCAACCGAAGACCAAGGTCACAAAACCAAGATATAGGCAAAATACATTAGGTTTTCTACTACTACTACCGTCTATTTTAGTTCTCAGCGTGTTTGTATTTTATCCAATGGTTAAAACATTTTGGCTCAGTACAGAACTAACAGATTTGGCAGGCCATCCGATTAAGTTTATTGGGTTAAGGAATTTTCGCAATTTGATGTTATCGGATAGTTTCATGACATCGTTTACTGTGACGGTCATTTTCGTTGTCTTAACAACATTTTTGACAATTATAATATCTTATGTATTAGCGATGTTTGCTAGTCAACGCATCCGCGGTATCGCTATTTTCAGAACCATATTTTCGTCAACTATGGGCGTTTCGGTCACAGTAGCTTCAATTTTATGGTTGTTTATATTTAATCCGCAAATTGGCTTGTTGAGTAAATTATTATCCTTGTTACATTTACCACCAATCAACTGGTTGTCTGATCCAATTTGGTCATTAGTAGCCATTATTGGTACGACTGTTTGGATGAATATTGGTTTTGCTTTCTTAGTGTTGCTAGGCGCTATCCAAGCAATTCCAGAAGATTTGTATCGCGTTGCAGATTTGGATGGTGCCTCTAAATGGTTACGGTTGCGTAAAATCACGTTGCCTGGTACAAAACCAACGACATTTTTTGTGACAGTGGTTACCCTGATTAATGCGTTTCAAACATTTGGACAGGTAGATATTTTAACAGCAGGTGGACCAGATTATCATACTAATTTATTAGTTTATGCGATTTATCAAGATGCTTTTGTTAATCACAGCGTGGGTCGGGCTAGTGCACAATCAGTTATTTTGACGCTGATTATTATGTTATGTACGGTGATTCAATTTCGAGTTAATAAGAGAAGGGCGGATAAAAATGCAAAGTAA
- a CDS encoding 3-oxoacyl-ACP reductase gives MIEQDYTNKIILLTGAASGIGFSQLETYLDAGATVYALDSHKIPIHHMRLHAFQIDLSQHEQLTVLLEELTNTVNFDILLNTAGVLDDYKNSLSTSLTQWQSILDTNLTSMFIASNAVLPAMLARGRGHIINMASIAGFSAGGGGAAYTTSKHAIIGYTKQLAFDYASKGIHANAIAPGAIKTPMNHADFAGDAKMAKQVADQTPAKRWATAQEVADLTLYLTSPQADYINGIVLPIDGGWTLGH, from the coding sequence ATGATTGAACAAGACTATACAAATAAAATTATATTGTTAACCGGTGCCGCATCAGGCATCGGTTTTTCGCAGTTGGAAACGTACCTTGATGCAGGGGCAACTGTTTACGCGCTAGATTCACATAAAATACCTATTCATCATATGCGTTTGCACGCTTTTCAAATTGATTTAAGTCAGCATGAACAGTTAACTGTGTTGCTCGAAGAGTTAACCAATACGGTTAACTTTGACATATTGCTCAATACTGCAGGCGTTTTAGATGACTATAAGAATTCATTAAGCACTTCCTTAACACAATGGCAATCAATATTAGATACGAACTTAACATCAATGTTTATTGCAAGTAATGCGGTTTTACCTGCAATGTTAGCACGTGGACGAGGACATATTATTAATATGGCGTCAATTGCTGGTTTCTCAGCTGGTGGTGGCGGTGCGGCATACACGACAAGTAAGCATGCAATTATTGGCTATACCAAGCAACTAGCTTTTGATTATGCCTCAAAAGGCATACATGCTAATGCTATTGCGCCAGGTGCAATTAAAACACCAATGAATCACGCGGATTTTGCCGGTGATGCTAAAATGGCAAAACAAGTGGCGGATCAAACGCCTGCAAAGCGATGGGCGACAGCACAAGAAGTAGCTGACCTGACGTTATATTTGACTAGTCCACAAGCTGATTATATTAATGGCATTGTTTTGCCAATTGATGGCGGATGGACACTGGGTCATTAA
- a CDS encoding 2,3-butanediol dehydrogenase, whose translation MKAAVWHDVKDVRVEDVELKPAKDNEVVVRVSYAGICGSDLHEYLEGPVFIPVDKPDELTGGQAPLTMGHEFSGVIEKIGTDVTHFKVGDHVSINPTVTKGVSSDDLDVYDGYSFIGLSTDGGFTSFVNVPEENLYHLPEDFSLKLAATIEPTAVAVQAIKEGGLKFGEKVVIFGAGPIGVLVAAAAKAAGATKIIAVDLSEVRLNKALEMGATDVINPSQVSDTIAAIKEIIPNGADVSFEVAGVQPTFEQAIDATRARGTVVIVSIFAKPIAFDPMQLTNAGVKLTSTIAYSKETFEQTVELVSSGQIDVKPVITDVIELDNILSDGFESLTHDKSQAKILVDLTKE comes from the coding sequence ATGAAGGCAGCAGTATGGCATGATGTTAAGGATGTTCGCGTGGAAGATGTTGAGCTGAAACCAGCTAAGGATAATGAAGTAGTTGTCCGCGTTTCTTATGCAGGTATTTGTGGTAGTGATTTGCATGAATACCTTGAGGGACCAGTATTTATTCCTGTTGATAAACCGGATGAATTGACTGGTGGTCAGGCACCTCTGACAATGGGTCATGAATTCTCAGGCGTGATTGAAAAGATTGGTACTGACGTGACACACTTTAAAGTGGGAGATCATGTGTCAATTAACCCAACTGTAACCAAGGGTGTATCATCAGATGATTTAGATGTTTATGATGGTTATAGCTTTATCGGGTTGAGCACAGATGGTGGATTTACATCGTTTGTCAATGTGCCAGAAGAAAATTTGTATCATTTGCCAGAAGATTTTTCATTGAAATTGGCTGCTACAATTGAGCCAACAGCGGTTGCAGTGCAAGCTATTAAAGAAGGCGGCCTCAAATTTGGTGAAAAGGTTGTTATATTTGGTGCTGGCCCTATAGGTGTTTTAGTAGCAGCCGCCGCAAAAGCAGCTGGTGCGACTAAAATTATTGCGGTTGATTTGTCAGAAGTGCGTCTTAATAAAGCCCTTGAGATGGGTGCTACTGATGTGATAAATCCTAGCCAAGTTAGTGATACGATTGCTGCCATTAAAGAAATTATTCCAAATGGTGCTGATGTTTCTTTCGAAGTTGCAGGCGTACAACCAACTTTCGAACAAGCTATCGATGCAACACGCGCACGTGGTACAGTAGTTATTGTATCAATATTTGCTAAGCCAATTGCCTTTGACCCAATGCAGTTAACAAATGCTGGTGTTAAATTAACATCAACAATTGCTTATTCAAAAGAGACATTCGAACAAACTGTCGAACTTGTCAGCAGTGGGCAGATTGATGTCAAACCTGTCATTACTGATGTTATTGAGTTAGATAATATTTTGTCAGATGGTTTTGAATCACTGACGCATGACAAATCACAAGCTAAAATTTTAGTTGATTTAACAAAAGAATAA
- a CDS encoding glutathione peroxidase yields the protein MSDDVYQFTVTTEDGKTYSLDKFRGRPMIIVNTATKCGFAPQFSDLEKIYQTYQEQGLVILGFPSNQFKQELDSSHEAAQACQLTYGVTFPMHQLIAVNGKNTDPLFKYLKKNADSPLGTTIKWNFTKFLVNREGQVIKRFAPKTNPADMIPDIKRVVDQTV from the coding sequence ATGTCTGATGATGTATACCAATTTACTGTTACGACAGAGGACGGCAAAACTTATTCTTTGGATAAATTTCGTGGCCGTCCAATGATTATTGTAAATACTGCGACAAAATGTGGTTTTGCACCACAATTTTCAGATCTTGAAAAGATCTATCAAACCTATCAAGAACAGGGATTAGTTATCTTAGGATTTCCTTCTAATCAGTTCAAGCAGGAGTTAGATTCTAGTCATGAAGCTGCCCAAGCTTGCCAATTAACTTACGGTGTGACATTTCCAATGCACCAGTTGATTGCGGTTAATGGTAAAAATACCGATCCACTATTTAAATACCTCAAAAAAAATGCAGATAGTCCATTAGGAACCACGATTAAGTGGAATTTTACGAAATTTTTAGTTAATCGTGAAGGGCAAGTTATCAAACGTTTTGCTCCTAAAACGAATCCAGCTGATATGATACCAGATATTAAACGTGTTGTAGATCAAACAGTTTAA
- a CDS encoding carbohydrate ABC transporter permease has protein sequence MQSNAIQKAIRFTGLIVIAIVLMLPLLLGLSLSLSSSASISQGRLIPNHLVFSNYVQVFTTTPMLKYLAHSLVVSGLVMIGQVILSIMAAFAFVFLNFRFKKTIFVLFLSTMMLPFEAQIIPNFVTMRDLNLLNTYASIGLPFLASAFGTFMIKTSFEQVPLELKQLSDVEGLTQFQFATRVVIPYTKVNIITFALYSFLTNWNMYLWPLIATTNDKVRTVQIGLRQLRSQDTASNWGLIMAVTIISVIPTLLIILLGQKYFKKGLTNGVIK, from the coding sequence ATGCAAAGTAACGCCATTCAAAAAGCCATACGGTTTACTGGATTGATAGTTATAGCCATTGTTCTGATGCTACCATTGCTATTGGGATTATCCTTAAGCTTGTCATCCAGCGCGTCCATTTCTCAAGGTAGGTTAATTCCCAACCATCTAGTATTCAGTAATTACGTTCAGGTATTTACAACGACGCCGATGTTGAAGTATTTGGCGCACAGCCTTGTTGTTTCAGGGTTAGTCATGATTGGTCAGGTCATATTGTCAATTATGGCAGCATTTGCTTTTGTATTTTTAAATTTTCGGTTTAAAAAAACGATCTTCGTGCTATTCCTCAGTACTATGATGTTACCTTTTGAAGCACAAATTATTCCGAATTTTGTCACCATGCGCGATTTGAATTTACTAAATACCTATGCTTCTATTGGGTTACCATTTCTAGCATCAGCATTTGGTACTTTTATGATCAAAACTAGTTTTGAACAAGTGCCACTGGAATTAAAGCAGCTAAGCGATGTTGAAGGACTAACCCAATTTCAATTCGCGACGCGTGTCGTTATCCCCTATACCAAAGTCAATATTATCACGTTTGCTTTGTACAGTTTTTTAACAAATTGGAATATGTACCTGTGGCCTTTGATTGCAACGACAAATGACAAAGTGCGTACGGTACAAATTGGTTTACGTCAACTTCGGTCACAAGATACGGCTAGTAATTGGGGATTAATCATGGCTGTAACCATTATTTCAGTCATCCCGACCTTATTAATTATATTGTTAGGTCAAAAATATTTTAAAAAAGGCCTGACTAATGGCGTGATTAAATAA
- a CDS encoding uracil-DNA glycosylase family protein, whose amino-acid sequence MSLFDDIVHDKQNIDYTKAGLLPIFVTPPTAEILIIGQAPSLQVQNSGIMWHDASGERLRKWLGIDDDTFYRSGKIGVLPMDFYYPGKAKSGDKPPRKGVAETWHKQLIAEMPNIKLTILIGAYAQRYYLPIDKKDTITHVISEYRIFLPKYFPIVHPSPRNNIWLKKNPWFEADVVPALQQQVDQILNR is encoded by the coding sequence ATGTCGTTATTTGATGACATTGTTCATGACAAACAAAATATTGATTATACCAAGGCTGGTTTATTACCTATTTTTGTGACACCCCCAACTGCGGAAATATTAATCATTGGTCAAGCACCTAGTTTACAAGTTCAAAATAGTGGCATTATGTGGCATGATGCTTCTGGCGAACGTTTAAGGAAGTGGCTGGGAATTGATGATGATACTTTTTATCGTTCTGGTAAAATTGGTGTTTTACCAATGGATTTTTACTATCCTGGTAAAGCAAAATCGGGCGATAAACCACCACGAAAAGGTGTTGCAGAAACTTGGCATAAGCAATTAATTGCTGAGATGCCCAATATTAAACTAACTATTTTGATTGGTGCTTATGCGCAAAGATACTATTTACCTATTGATAAAAAGGATACAATAACACACGTCATTTCGGAATACCGTATTTTTTTGCCGAAATATTTTCCGATTGTGCATCCGTCCCCGCGTAATAATATTTGGCTAAAAAAGAACCCTTGGTTTGAAGCTGATGTTGTACCAGCATTGCAACAACAGGTAGACCAGATATTGAATCGATGA
- a CDS encoding AI-2E family transporter, which yields MNILSSWQKRQLYRYFVLLVIILLIFFLRQFMSLLLLTIIFSYLAINAAKRLSRFLKLSRSFAIVAVYAIFIAIIALSINHGASTVVHQVKSMITLTMDSSWHANGFLKDIYKNIHQYINSLNTDQLISKGFSQLNQVGHVLYELVLALLFSFIFSMTYPQLKSWSLNFLHSPYKKFFGEFYIIVHRFIIILGRLFEVQLLIGVINTIAMVIVLYFLHFPYLIGFTILIFILGLIPVFGVVISLVPLAITAFIIGNWHTVLIILIAVACIHFLESYFLHPHFMSQRTHMPILVILLNLIIMEKIFGVWGLVIGLPILTFLLDFFRIQKFHSQ from the coding sequence ATGAACATCTTGTCGTCTTGGCAGAAACGCCAATTGTATCGTTACTTTGTCTTACTGGTTATTATCTTACTCATTTTCTTTTTAAGACAGTTTATGTCTTTGTTGTTACTAACGATTATATTTTCTTATTTAGCTATCAATGCAGCTAAACGTCTATCCCGGTTTTTGAAGTTGTCGCGATCCTTTGCGATTGTGGCAGTTTATGCCATATTTATTGCAATTATTGCCTTATCAATCAATCACGGTGCGTCGACAGTTGTACATCAAGTGAAAAGTATGATCACATTGACAATGGATTCCAGTTGGCATGCGAATGGCTTTTTGAAAGACATTTATAAAAATATCCACCAGTACATTAATTCACTTAACACCGATCAATTGATTTCCAAAGGCTTCTCACAATTAAATCAAGTAGGACATGTGCTTTACGAATTAGTCCTGGCGCTCTTGTTTAGCTTTATATTTAGTATGACCTATCCACAGCTAAAATCATGGTCTCTAAATTTTTTACACAGCCCCTATAAAAAATTTTTTGGTGAGTTTTACATCATTGTCCATCGCTTTATTATTATTTTAGGACGTTTGTTTGAAGTGCAATTGCTGATTGGTGTAATTAACACGATAGCCATGGTTATTGTCCTTTACTTTTTACATTTTCCTTATCTGATCGGTTTTACAATTTTGATTTTTATCTTAGGATTAATTCCTGTCTTTGGTGTGGTTATTTCCTTAGTACCATTAGCAATTACAGCGTTTATCATCGGTAATTGGCATACAGTTTTGATTATTTTAATCGCAGTAGCATGTATTCACTTTCTTGAATCTTATTTTTTACATCCACATTTTATGTCACAACGAACACATATGCCAATACTGGTTATTTTGCTGAACTTGATTATTATGGAAAAAATATTTGGTGTGTGGGGGTTGGTTATTGGATTACCTATTTTAACTTTTTTGTTAGATTTTTTCCGCATTCAAAAATTTCACAGTCAATAA
- a CDS encoding ABC transporter ATP-binding protein, whose amino-acid sequence MSIELQHIKKTYDNGEEVLTDINAIIEDGQFYILVGASGSGKSTILNAVAGFLTIDSGQVIINHQDVTTLPPKNRRLSMVFQNYALMPNLTVSENIIFGLSARHVSKEIKAQKLREALSLVHLEDYQDKRPGSLSGGQRQRVSLARALVSEAKIVLMDEPLSNLDAKLRAEMRKEIRTLQQQLGLTVIYVTHDQTEAMTMGDQVMLLNQGKIEQIGAPLELYNHPANTFVADFFGSPAINLLAVEIDQNRLTLSNGITVPLNSSIKSGSYQIGIRPENVIITPTGRFSGEITQIEPLGDGTNIAIDMKLPDLIRIKLNEQTTHQLGDSVAFDLLNAKAMIFNSDGQLIDIGKESLMVG is encoded by the coding sequence ATGTCTATTGAACTACAGCACATAAAAAAGACTTATGATAATGGTGAGGAAGTCTTAACCGATATTAACGCGATAATTGAGGACGGTCAATTTTATATTTTGGTTGGCGCCTCAGGATCTGGGAAAAGTACTATTCTTAACGCAGTTGCAGGATTTTTAACAATTGACTCAGGACAGGTTATCATAAATCATCAAGATGTGACGACTTTACCACCTAAGAATAGACGTTTATCAATGGTTTTTCAAAACTATGCTTTGATGCCTAATCTAACAGTTTCAGAAAATATTATTTTTGGCTTGTCGGCCCGGCATGTTAGTAAGGAAATTAAAGCACAAAAGCTACGTGAAGCATTAAGTTTAGTTCATTTAGAAGACTATCAAGATAAGCGACCGGGAAGTTTGTCAGGTGGACAAAGGCAACGTGTCTCACTTGCGAGAGCGTTGGTTTCTGAGGCTAAAATTGTTTTAATGGATGAACCGTTATCTAATCTAGATGCAAAACTGAGAGCAGAGATGAGAAAAGAGATACGGACATTACAACAACAATTAGGATTAACTGTTATATATGTGACACATGACCAAACTGAAGCCATGACAATGGGTGATCAAGTCATGTTATTGAATCAGGGCAAAATTGAACAAATCGGTGCACCACTCGAACTTTACAATCATCCCGCCAATACATTCGTTGCTGATTTTTTTGGCTCGCCAGCTATTAATTTATTAGCCGTTGAAATTGATCAGAATAGGCTCACGTTAAGCAATGGCATAACAGTACCACTTAACAGCTCGATTAAAAGTGGCTCGTACCAAATTGGCATTCGACCAGAAAATGTTATTATAACACCGACAGGACGATTTTCAGGTGAGATTACTCAAATTGAACCTTTGGGCGATGGAACAAACATTGCGATTGACATGAAGTTGCCCGACTTAATAAGAATAAAATTGAATGAACAAACAACACACCAACTTGGTGATTCGGTAGCATTTGATTTATTAAACGCGAAAGCTATGATTTTTAATTCTGATGGTCAACTCATAGATATTGGAAAAGAATCATTGATGGTGGGGTAA
- a CDS encoding aldo/keto reductase, whose product MLMDPEQVTKVNFQASKLGIGTNKVGGHNLFDGLDDHNGYEVIKEALDSGIQMIDTAYMYGLGRSEQIIGEAIKGYPRENFKIATKAAQDPDNHLSLNNDPAFLKKAVDDALRRLQTDYIDIFYIHFPDERTPKDEAVAALNELKNTGKIRAIGVSNFNLLQIKEANKNGQVDYVEDHYNLVHRDVEKTIWPYLKENHIQFVPYFPLASGLLTGKYTAQDTTQFSEWSTESFEVIINNLKKIKPISEKHQATIAQTVVAWYIANPEISAVIPGARLPEQVANNVAALKVTLSPQEYQTIDQLFGQF is encoded by the coding sequence ATGCTAATGGATCCAGAACAGGTAACAAAAGTAAATTTTCAGGCAAGCAAATTAGGTATTGGTACCAATAAAGTAGGCGGGCACAATTTATTTGACGGTTTGGATGATCATAACGGTTATGAGGTTATTAAAGAAGCCTTAGATTCTGGGATCCAGATGATTGATACTGCTTATATGTATGGCCTAGGTCGCTCTGAACAAATCATTGGTGAAGCCATTAAAGGCTATCCAAGAGAAAATTTTAAAATTGCAACAAAAGCGGCTCAAGATCCAGATAATCATTTATCATTGAATAACGATCCCGCTTTTTTGAAAAAGGCTGTTGACGATGCATTACGTCGACTCCAAACAGATTACATTGACATTTTCTATATTCACTTCCCAGATGAAAGAACGCCTAAAGATGAGGCAGTGGCAGCATTAAATGAGTTGAAAAACACAGGTAAGATCCGAGCAATTGGCGTGTCTAATTTCAATTTATTGCAAATTAAAGAAGCCAATAAAAATGGCCAAGTAGATTATGTTGAGGATCATTATAATCTTGTGCATCGTGACGTTGAAAAGACAATCTGGCCATATCTAAAAGAGAATCATATTCAATTTGTGCCTTATTTTCCGTTAGCGTCAGGGCTATTGACTGGAAAATATACAGCGCAGGATACGACCCAGTTCAGTGAATGGTCAACTGAGTCTTTTGAGGTCATCATTAATAATCTAAAGAAAATCAAACCAATCTCGGAAAAACACCAGGCAACAATCGCACAAACTGTTGTAGCTTGGTATATTGCTAATCCAGAAATTAGTGCTGTTATACCTGGCGCTCGTTTGCCTGAACAAGTAGCTAATAACGTGGCTGCTTTAAAAGTAACCTTGTCACCACAAGAATATCAAACAATTGATCAATTATTTGGTCAATTCTAA